The Aspergillus luchuensis IFO 4308 DNA, chromosome 6, nearly complete sequence genome segment CAGGTTATCCTGACGATAGAGACCGTCCTTCATAGGGCAGGTGTTACAAGTCAATGTCTGCGGGCGGATTCGTTAGGGTATTCAAAGACTAGCCGCTTCGTGTTGTGATTGACATTTTTGGTGCTCTGCAGGCGCAAAGTGGTGACACCCAGCCCAGAGAAGACTGATTTTGGCTCATTCGATTCCGCAAACGCTGTTGAGAATTGCTTCGTGCAATATATGCCCAGGCCT includes the following:
- a CDS encoding uncharacterized protein (COG:C,H;~EggNog:ENOG410PJFC) yields the protein MTIIQRTIPKAIKVAGVAGFAGLGIYCTKQFSTAFAESNEPKSVFSGLGVTTLRLQSTKNVNHNTKRLVFEYPNESARRH